The following DNA comes from Rhodanobacter sp. AS-Z3.
GCTGTGCCAGCGCAGCAAGGCTTTTTCAAGCGCAGGCGTCGGCTCCAGAGGACCGGCATCGTCTTTGTTGGGTGAGAGCGTGTAAGACGAAGTGATCGGAGGTGCGGCCTGCAATGACTCGACCAATTCGCGCAGACCCGGCTGATTGTCAAACACGCGCCGGGTCAATGCCTGCTCACCGTGGGCGGCAACTTCGCGCATGAATTCGACCAGCTCCGCCAACGCCGGGTCGCGCATGGCCGTCAGACGATGTACCCAGAACCGCGCGCGCTCACGTGCCTGCACATGGTCGCCCTGGGAAATCAGCAAGGTGATTTCAAGGTGCGCCAGCGAGGGTGACTGCGGATCGGCGCGTTGCGCCTCGCCGAACATTTGCCATGCGGCAGCGTAGTCGCCGGCATCGGCACGCATGGTGCTGGTGCGTTGCAAGGCCGCCGAACGCATGCGCTGGTCACCGCCACTTATCGCCCGACTGAGCAACTGGGCTTTCTTGCGCGGTTTGTGCAGCTCGGTGTAGGCATCGAGCAGCATGTCGAACAGCTCCTCATGCTCGGCGCGGATGTCCGTATCGTGGACAAACCACGGCTCAAGCAGGGTACAAGTGTCCTTGGCACGACCGTCGGCATTCATCTGCCAGGCGGCATCGAACATCTGGTCCATCGATACATGACTACCGGCCAGTTCCGCCCAGCGGCGCTTTGGCAAACTATCCAGCACCATCGGCAGCGGATTCATGTCCAACGGCGGCATGTTCTGCTCGATCTCCAGGCAGCACTGTTTGTATTTGCGCAGGGAGCCACACGAACACGGATCGTTACGGCCGGGCACCGACAACATACCCGGCGCATAACGCGCTGCCGGGTGCGGAGTCCGTCGCCAGAGCTGACGCGACATGCAGGAAACCAGGGGCCAGGTCAGCGTGTCATCGCGAAGATCCGCAGGCAGCCGGGCATGCTTCGTCCTCAGCCGCTCAACGTAGTCCTGGTAACCCACCTCGTGCGCAATCAACGTCGCGCAGTATTGCCAGATTTCATCGAGCGCCTGCGAGAAGGCCGCCCGTGGTGTATTCGCATTCATCGCATGATTATCTCTGGAAGAGTGCGTGCGGCTGCCGAACAGATCCACAATCCAAAAAAAACCCCGCCGAAGCGGGGTTTTTCATGTTGCAAAGGCTCTTGCTGAGCAGCACGGTCATGACTGACCGTTCTTGATACTCGCCATCAGGTGTGATGACGAGTATCAGCCACTTAGAAGTCCATACCGCCCATGCCACCCATGCCGCCGCCCATGCCGCCGCCGCCATGGCTATGGCCTTCGTCCTTCTTCGGCGCTTCAGCAACAATCGCCTCGGTGGTGATCGCCAGACCGGCAACCGACGCGGCGTGCTGCAGAGCCGAACGGGTCACCTTGGTCGGATCCAGGATACCCATTTCGATCATGTCGCCGTACTCACCGGTCGCCGCGTTGTAGCCGAAGTTGCCCTTGCCTTCCTTGACCTTGTTCAGCACCACGGACGGCTCTTCACCGGCATTGGCGACGATCGCACGCAGCGGCGCTTCAAGCGCACGGCGGGTGATCGCAATGCCCAGGTCCTGATCGGTGTTGTCGCCCTTCAGGCCTTCGACCGCCTTCAGTGCGCGGATCAGCGCCACGCCACCGCCGGGCACCACGCCTTCTTCGACCGCTGCGCGCGTAGCGTGCAGGGCGTCTTCAACGCGGGCCTTCTTTTCCTTCATTTCGATCTCGGTGCTGGCACCAACCTTGATGACGGCAACACCGCCAGCCAACTTGGCCACCCGCTCCTGCAGCTTCTCGCGGTCATAGTCGGACGAGGTCTCTTCGATCTGCGCCTTGATCTGTCCGATACGCGACTGGATCTTCTCTGCTTCACCGGCACCATCAATGATGGTGGTGTTTTCCTTGGTGATGACGATGCGCTTGGCGCGACCCAGATCGGCGATCGTGGTCTTCTCCAGCGACAAGCCCACTTCCTCGGACACCACCTGGCCGTTGGTCAGCACGGCGATGTCTTCCAGAATCGCCTTGCGACGATCACCGAAGCCCGGCGCCTTGACGGCAGCAACCTTGACGATGCCGCGGATGGTATTGACCACCAGGGTGGCCAGCGCCTCGCCTTCGACTTCCTCGGCGACGATCAGCAGCGGCTTGCCCGCCTTGGCAACCGCTTCCAGCACCGGCAGCAACTCGCGGACGTTGGAGACCTTCTTGTCGTGGATCAGGATGTACGGGTCATCCAGCTCGACCTGCTGGCTCTGCTGGTTGTTGATGAAGTACGGCGACAGGTAGCCGCGATCGAACTGCATGCCCTCGACCACATCGAGCTCGTTGTCCAGGCCCGAGCCTTCTTCAACCGTGATCACGCCTTCCTTGCCGACCTTCTTCATTGCGGTGGCAATGATGTCGCCGATATTGGTATCGGAGTTGGCCGAGATCGTACCGACCTGGGCGATTTCCTTGTCGTTCGCGGTCGGGTTGGACAGCTTCTTGAGCTCGCCGACGGCAGCCGAGACGGCCTTGTCGATGCCGCGCTTCAGATCCATCGGGTTCATGCCGGCTGCAACAGCCTTCATGCCTTCCTGGATGAACGCCTGCGCCAGCACAGTCGCGGTGGTGGTGCCGTCGCCAGCGACGTCGGAGGTCTTGGAAGCGGCTTCCTTGACGATCTGCGCGCCAAGGTTCTCGTACTTGTCAGCCAGCTCGATTTCCTTGGCGACGGAGACGCCGTCCTTGGTAATCGTCGGGGCGCCGAAGCTCTTCTCGAGCACGACATTGCGGCCCTTGGGACCGAGGGTGACCTTGACGGCATTGGCGAGGGTGTTGACACCCTTCAGCATGCGGGCGCGGGCGTCTTCGCCGAAACGGACTTCTTTAGCAGACATAATTTTTTTGCCTCAAAAAAATTGAATAAGAATGGGAGGTGTCGCGAAAGAACTAAAAGAAGGAGCCAACGGCGACTGGCGTGCGCGGTTTGTACCTTTACTCGCGCTCAACCAACCCGAGCCCCAACGAATCAGCCTTCGATCACAGCCACGATGTCGTCTTCCTTCAGGAACACGAGGTCTTCGCCGTCGATCTTGATTTCCTGGCCGGCGTACTTGCCGAACAGCACGGTGTCGCCAGCCTTCAACGACATCGGGCGGATCTTGCCATCGGCCATGATCAGGCCGGTACCGGCAGCAACGACCTTGCCGCGGGTCGGCTTTTCGGTGGCGCTGTCGGGGATGACGATGCCGCCGGCGGAGACGCGCTCTTCTTCGAGGCGCTTGACGATGACGCGATCATGCAACGGACGCAATGTGCTCATGGAGGACTCCAATTGGTTCAACTGGTTGATGGACAAGGCTTTCAGAACCCGGACCGGCAGTTCTGTTAGCACTCGATGGTAATGAGTGCCAATTTTACGCAGATAGCATCCCGCAGCAAGATGTTTGTTACGCGGGGATGCCACAGACATTGGGCAACACCCGCCCTCTTTCAAGGGTGCGCCGGCGAATCGGCGATGTGCCCGGCAGACCACCTCGGCTACGCTGAAAGCATGAATACCACCGATCCCGCCGCTGTTCTGCTCTGCTATTGCAGCTGTCCCGACGAGGCCACGGCCCGGCAACTTGCCGAAACCCTGGTCGGCGAACGGCTTGCCGCCTGCGTCAACCAGTTGCCCGGCGTGCGCTCGACCTATCGGTGGCAAGGCGAGCTCACCACTGACAGTGAAGTATTGTTGCTGATCAAGACCACCGCCGCGCGACTGCCCGCGTTACGGTCTCGCGTACTCGAACTGCATCGGTACGCGTTGCCCGAATTGATCGCCGTGCCGGTGACATGTGGCCACGAGGCCTATCTGCAATGGGTGCGCGACGGCGTGGAATGAACGAACAACCGGGCGTGGCAAAGTGAAGCGCCGCGACGGTCGGACTCCGGATACTGGGCCATAATGCCGGCCTGTTCGGTTTCACCAGCGTCACCGCCACCGGAGTCATGATGCGATCGTTATTTGTCGGCCCCCTCGCCGCTCGCCTGTTGATCTGGCTGGGCCTGCTGCTCGGCGCATGGCCCGCGCTGGCCCAGAACACGGCCGAACTGCTACCGGTGACCGAGGCTTACCAGCTCCGCACCGATGCCTCGACGCCGGGCGTGCTGAAGCTGCACTGGACGATTGCGCCGGACTATTACCTTTATCGCGGCCGGATGAAGTTCAAGGCGGGCGACGGCGTCACTCTGGGCGAGGCCCAATTGCCTGACGGCGAGAAGCATCACGACGAATACCTGGGTGACGTGGAGACCTACCACCACGGCGTCGACGCCAGCATTCCGTATACCGTCGCTGCCGGCACCAACCGACTGCAACTGAGCGTGCAATATCAGGGCTGCCACGAAGTCGATCCGAAGATCTGCTATCCACCGCATACCGAGAAGCTAGACCTGCCAGTGCCGGCAGCCGCTGGCGAGGTGCCGCCGAGTGCCGGCGGCACCAACACCGCGCTAGGTGTCGCACTGAGCAAGCTCGGCGCCAGCGCGACCGGCGCCAACACCGGCGCCGCCCTGCCCGAGGCGCAGGCGTTTCGTCTCGAAGCACTGATGCAGGGGCCACAAAAGCTGCTGCTGCGCTGGACGATGCCGAAGGGTTATTACCTGTATCGCGACCAGACCTCGCTGAAACTACTCGATGCCGGCGGGGTTTCGCTGCAGCCAGATTGGCCCGCGGGCACGACGCATCACGACGAGCATTACGGTCAGGTCACCGTGTATTTCGACCAGGTCGAACTACCCCTAACGCTGCAGGGCGATCTGGCCGGCCATCAGCAGATCGATCTGCAGGCGAGCTTTCAGGGTTGTCAGGACGGCGGACTGTGCTATCCGTTGATGACGCGCACGCTGCATCTCGATCTGGCCAGCAGCACACCAGCCGTCGCCGCGGTGGCTCCGGAGATGCCGCCAGCCACAATCGCCGGCGGTCCACTGCAAGTCAGCCTGGCGCTCGCGCTGCTGCTCGCGCTCGGTGGCGGGCTGGTGTTGAACCTGATGCCGTGCGTACTCCCGGTGCTGTCCATCAAGGCGGTCAGCGTACTGGAAAGCGGCGAAAGCCATGCCGTCGCGCGCCGCCACGCATTGTTCTACACCGCTGGCGTGCTGTGCAGTTTCGCTGCGTTGGGCCTGGGCATTCTGGCTTTGCGCACGGCCGGTCATGCGATGGGCTGGGGTTCGCAACTGCAGCAGCCGCTGGTGGTCGGCGTGCTGGCCTGCCTGATGCTGGCGGTCGGCTTGTCGATGTCGGGCGTAGTGCAGTTCGGCGCCTCGCTGGGCAACACCGGTGCCAGCCTTGCCACCCGCTCCGGGCCGGCCGGCGACTTCTTCACCGGCGTGCTTGCCGTCGTCGTGGCCAGTCCTTGCACTGCGCCGTTCATGGGCAGCGCGCTGGCTTATGCGTTTGCCGCACCGGTGGTCTCCGCCTTGCTGGTGTTCCTCATGCTCGGCGTCGGCCTGGCGCTGCCATTCCTGCTGATCGGCTTCGTGCCGGCGCTGGCGCGTCTGCTGCCACGACCGGGCCGCTGGATGGAAACGCTGAAGCAGGTGCTGGCGTTCCCGATGTACCTCACCGCGGTATGGCTGGTGTGGGTATTGGCCAACCAGCGCGGCGCCGATGCGGTTGGCCTGGTGCTGGTGGCGATGGTGTTGTTGGCGATGACGTTGTGGTGGTTTGAACGCAGTCGCTCGCGCGGCGCGGTCAGCAAGTTTGCGGTGATCGTGCTGGCCATGGCCACGGTGGTGCCGATGGCGCTGCTTGCCCACGTGCGGCCAACGGCCAGTGTGGCTGCGAGCGTCGATGGGGTGGTCGCCTACAGCCCGGAAAAACTTGCCAGCCTGCGCGCCGCCGGCACGCCGGTGTTCGTCGACATGACCGCCGACTGGTGCGTCACCTGCAAAGCCAACGAGCACACCGTGCTGAACACCGATGCCTTCCATGACCTGCTCCAGCGTACTGGCGCGGTTTACATGAAAGGCGACTGGACCGACGTCAACCCGACCATCAGCGCGTTCCTGCAGCAATACAACTCGCCCGGCGTGCCGTTGTACGTGGTCTTCCCGAAGAACGGCGGACCCGGCCGGCAGCTGTCCACCGTGCTGACTCGCTCGATGGTGGACCAAGCGATCACTGAAGCCGCACGCTGATGCTCAGTCGCAGCAACTGGACCATCCTCGGCTTGGCGGTGCTGGCCGCCGCCGTGGGCGGCTACGTGCAGCATCGGCTGCAGAACGTTACCGCCGCACCCGACGACAGCGTGATGGCCTCGAGCGTCATCGGCCAGCCGCTGCCGGCGCTGAGCCTGCCCGATCTGGACGGCAAGCTGCATCGCCTCAGCGACTATCGCGGGCACCGCGTACTGATCAATTTCTGGGCCAGCTGGTGTCTGCCCTGCCTGCAGGAGATGCCGGCGCTGGTGAAAGTCCAGCAAAATTTCGGCGATCATGGTCCCATCGTGGTGGGAATTGCGATGGACGAGCCGGTTCACGTTCGTGCCTTTTTGGCCGTACATCCGGTTAATTACCCGATCTTGGTGGGCAAGCGTGACGCACCAAGTACCTCGCTTATCCTGGGGAATAGGCGGCAAAACCTTCCTTACAGCGTCCTTGTCGGCGACGATGGGCGCATCTTGGCTACACACGAAGGCGCCATGACGCTGGAACAGATGGCTTCGTGGCTATCGCCTTGAGCGGCAGCGCGAGGGACGGCAGCCAGCATACGGCTACGCACGGAAACCCCATCACTTCTCCGTCAAACATCGTCGATCTGCAGCGAACTGGACAAGTTTACGGACTACGCGCAAACTTCGCCCGGTTCCGGAATCTCCGAACGCGACCTGGACAACGACGTTGGCGAAAATTCTGGTCCTGCATGGACCCAACCTCAATTTGCTGGGTGCGCGTGAGCCGGAAATCTACGGACACGAGACGCTGGCCGACATCAACCAGCAACTGGTCGAACGCGCGCAAGCTGCGGGCCACGCGCTGGACTGGTTTCAGTCCAACGCCGAGCACGAACTGATCGGCCGGGTGCACCAGGGTCGCGACGACGGCACAGCGATGATTCTGTGCAACGCCGGCGCCTTCACGCATACCAGCATCGCGCTGCGCGACGCGTTCGCGGCGGTGGCGATCCCGTTTATTGAGGTGCACCTGTCCAACGTATTTTCGCGCGAGCCATTCCGCCACCACTCCCATCTTTCCGACATCGCGCTCGGCGTGATTTGCGGTTTCGGCAGCAACAGTTACCGGCTGGCATTGGACGCCGCCATGCAACGACTCCAGGCCACGGGCCCAGGCTGACCGCTGCCGACCAGACACTGTTCCTTTCCAGCTACTTCACGTGGCATGACTGACCAAAGGCTGATCCGATGGATTTGCGCAAAATCAAGAAACTGATCGACTTGCTCGAGGAATCCAACCTCGCCGAACTGGAGATCAAGGAGGGCGAAGAAGTGGTTCGCCTGTCGCGCGTGCCGAAGAACACCGCACCTGTCGCCGCTGCACCCATGATTGCCGCCGCACCCGTCGCGGCGGCTGCTCCGGCCGCCGTCGCACCGGTCGTGGCCGAGGCACCGTCCGCGCCAGCACTGCCGGCAGGTACCGTGATCAAGGCGCCGATGGTTGGCACTTTCTACGCTTCCGCCAGTCCGGGCACGCCGCCTTTCGTCAAGGTCGGTCAGCAGGTCAAGGCCGGCGAGACGCTCGGCGTGATCGAGGCGATGAAGATGTTCAACCAGATCGAGGCTGACGTCGCCGGCACCGTGCAGGCGATCCTGGTCGAGAACGGCCAGCCGGTGGAATTCGACGAACCCATGTTCGTGATTGCCTGAGGCCGCCGGGATGCTTGAGAAAGTCGTCATCGCCAATCGCGGCGAAATTGCGCTGCGGATCCTGCGCGCCTGCCACAGTCTGGGGATCAAGACCGTGGCGGTGCACTCCACCGTCGACCGCAACCTCAAACACGTTGGCCTCGCCGACGAGTCGATCTGCATCGGCCCCGGGCCGTCGGTCGACAGCTATCTCAATATCCCGCGGATCATTGCCGCGGCCGAGATCACCGACGCCCAGGCCATCCACCCCGGCTACGGCTTCCTGTCCGAGCGCGCCGATTTCGCCGAGCAGGTCGAGCAGTCCGGCTTCATCTTCATCGGACCGACGGCCGACGTGATCCGCCTGATGGGCGACAAGGTCGAAGCAATCCGTGCGATGAAGGCCGCCGGCGTGCCGTGCGTGCCGGGCTCAGGCGGGCCGCTCGGCGAAGACGTCGATGCCAACATCAAGATCGCTCGCGAGATCGGCTATCCGGTGATCATCAAGGCCGCCGGCGGCGGCGGCGGTCGCGGCATGCGCGTAGTGCGCACCGAGGCGCATCTGGGCAACTCCATCGTGATGACCAAGCAGGAAGCCAAGGCGGCTTTCGGCAACGACGTCGTCTATATGGAGAAATTCCTGGAAAACCCCCGCCACGTGGAAGTCCAGGTGCTGGCCGACGGTCAGGGCAATGCGATCCATCTGGGAGAGCGCGACTGCTCGATGCAGCGTCGCCATCAGAAAGTGGTCGAGGAAGCCCCCGCCCCCGGCATCACGCCGGAACTGCGTGCCGAGATCGGCAAGGTCTGCGTGGATGCCTGCATCCGCATCGGCTATCGCGGCGCCGGCACCTTCGAATTCCTGTTCGAGAATGGCCGTTTTTACTTCATCGAAATGAACACCCGCATCCAGGTCGAGCATCCGGTGACCGAGTTCATCACCGGTGTCGACCTGGTACGCGAGCAACTGCTGATCGCCGGCGGCGAGAAGCTGTCGATCAAGCAGGAAGACATCGTGATCCGCGGCCACTCAATCGAATGCCGCATCAACGCCGAAGACCCCGATACCTTCATGCCCAGCCCGGGTACGGTGAAGCGTTTCGAAGCCCCCGGCGGGCCCGGTGTGCGGGTTGATACGCACCTGTACGACGGCTACCGCATCCCGCCAAACTACGACTCGATGATCGGCAAGCTGATCGTGCACGGCCCGGACCGCGCGACGGCCATCGCGCGCATGCGCCTTGCGCTGGCCGAGACCGTGATTGAAGGGGTGAAATGCAACATCCCGCTGCAGCAGCGGATCATGGCCGACGTCGGTTTCCAGCACGGTGGACAAAACATCCACTATCTGGAAAAGCGCATGGCCGAACAGAAAGAGAAGGCCGCCACCGGCGTCTGACCCACCGCAGTAGCGCGCTCTGTGCGCGATGCTCTTCAGTCACGTGACGAAAAGCATCGCGCACGGGTGCGCTCCTGCCGCCATCGAATGACATCCATGCCTTTTCTCGAACTCTCGCTGATCGTCCGTCTCGAACACCAACCCGGTGCGGAAGAAGCACTGGAGGATCTTGGTGCGCTGTCGATCACCTTGCGCGACGCCGACGCCGAGACGCCTGACGAGCAGGCGATCTTCGAGCCGGGTGTGGGTGAGCTGCCATTGTGGCCGACGATCACGCTGAATGCGTTGTTCGAGGAGGGCGCCGACCGGCGTGGCTTGAGTGCCGCGCTGGGCGAACTGCTGCCATGGCTGGAACCGGATCAACTGAGCTTCACCGACGTCGCCGACCAGAACTGGGAACGTGCGTGGATGGACCAGTTTAAGCCGATGCCGTTCGGCCGCCGGCTGTGGATTTATCCGTGGAACATCGAACCACCCAGCGATGGAGACATCGTCGTGGTTCGGCTCGATCCCGGCCTCGCCTTCGGCAGCGGCACCCATCCCACCACCGCGCTGTGCCTGGAATGGCTCGACGGGCTGGAGCTCAGCGGCAAGACGGTCACCGATTACGGTTGCGGCTCCGGCATCCTGGCGATCGCCGCACTCAAGCTTGGTGCGATCAGCGCCGTCGGCGTCGACAACGACCCGCAGGCACTCACCGCCTCGGCCGACAATGCCGAGCGCAACGGCGTGGACAGCCAGCTCGCGGTGTTCCTGCCGCAGGATGTCGAGGCAGCAGCGGCCGATATCTTCATCGCCAACATTCTCGCTGGCCCGCTGAGTGAGCTGGCGCCGACCTTCGCTGCCGCCGCGAAGCCCGGTGCGCCGTTCGCGATTTCGGGCATTCTCGCGGGTCAGCAGGACGAGCTGCTGCAGCGTTACGCCGAGTGGTTCGAGGATTTGCGCGTGGACACCCGTGAGGATTGGGTGCGCATCAGTGGGCGTCGACGCCGCTGATCTGACGGCACGGCGAGCTTGAGGGCACGACCAGCCTGCTAAGCTTGGCCGATACCGATTCCAAGCGGCCCGCATGTATACCCAATGCCCCGAATGCCTGTCCGTGTTTTCACTGGATGCGCAGACTATTGCCAAGGCGAACGGCCATGTCGCGTGCAGTCATTGCGCCGCCAGCTTTGACAGTCTCGCCACGCTTACCGAGCAACTACCGCCGGAGCCCTTCGTCGAGTTGCTGCTGAACGAACCGGCGCTCGAACCCCCACTGCTGGATCTGGTGGTCTATCGGCCAAAGCCTGAAGTTCCCGCCGTCGTCGAGTTGCCCGCGATCGCACCACCTGCGATGCCTTCAGAAGATTTCTCGCAACTGGTTTTTGCACCGCGCTTTGCACAAAAAACCAGGACTCCGCCACCAGCCAAGTCAGCGCTGGGGCGGCAGCGGCGCTCAAGCAACGACAAGAGCTGGCCGTGGATGGTGGCCTGCGGCGTATTGACGCTGTTGCTTGCCGGCCAATTGGGCTGGGCCAAACGCGTCGACCTGATTCGCGATCCCCTCGTGGGCAGCTGGCTGCGCAGCACCTGCGCCACCCTCGGTTGCCGACTGCCACTGGTTGCCGCGCCTAAACGCCTGCGGCTGATAGCCAGCAACGTACAGGCCCACCCGAGCGTACCCAACGCCTTGATGATCAGCGCCAGCGTGAGCAACGATGCGGCGTTCGCGCAGCCTTATCCCGTGCTGACCATCACCTTGTCGAACGCGCAGGGTCAGCGCATCGCCATGCGCCGACTGCAGCCGGAGGAATACCTGGATGACACCGCGATCCTGCGGGCAGGCCTGCCGTCTGGCAGCAGCGCGGTGCTGCTGCTGGAAGTGGAAGATCCAGGCAAGAACGCTGTCGCGTTCGAGATCAGCTTCGAATGACACCACCGGCGGTACTTAAAATTATTCGTCCGCACGGGTAGACTCGACCATTCGCGCTCGCATGCAGCAACCGCATGTCAGAGTCGCCACGCAACCAACGTCTCATCCATAACCATTCGCGACGGCCCAAGCAGCCGTCGCTTCGTACGCGAGGGGAAATGTCCGTGAATGCCGTAAGACTGCCTGCTGATGAGTCCACCAAAATGGCCTCATCGCAGAACGCAGGCGCCCCTGTCTCCAGCCTGCATGGCCAGAGCGCGCTGAGTGAATGCGTCACCCGCACGGTGCGCCGCTACCTGGCCGACATCGGCGACACCGAGTGTGCCGAAGGCCTGCACGCACTGGTGTTGCGCGAGGTGGAAACGCCGATGCTGCGCGAAGTCTTGGCATTCCATGACGGCAACCAGAGTCGGGCCGCAAGCGCGCTGGGCATCAATCGCGCCACCTTGCGCAAGAAGCTGGCCGCACACGGCCTGCTGTAACTCGCACCGATAAAAAGCCGACCGGCGTTTGGCCGGCTATAATGACCGGCTTTCCCCCAACGGAAACCCGCTCATGCCTGCTCCCCAGCTCGTCCCGGTTCGTCGCGCC
Coding sequences within:
- the cutA gene encoding divalent-cation tolerance protein CutA: MNTTDPAAVLLCYCSCPDEATARQLAETLVGERLAACVNQLPGVRSTYRWQGELTTDSEVLLLIKTTAARLPALRSRVLELHRYALPELIAVPVTCGHEAYLQWVRDGVE
- the accC gene encoding acetyl-CoA carboxylase biotin carboxylase subunit encodes the protein MLEKVVIANRGEIALRILRACHSLGIKTVAVHSTVDRNLKHVGLADESICIGPGPSVDSYLNIPRIIAAAEITDAQAIHPGYGFLSERADFAEQVEQSGFIFIGPTADVIRLMGDKVEAIRAMKAAGVPCVPGSGGPLGEDVDANIKIAREIGYPVIIKAAGGGGGRGMRVVRTEAHLGNSIVMTKQEAKAAFGNDVVYMEKFLENPRHVEVQVLADGQGNAIHLGERDCSMQRRHQKVVEEAPAPGITPELRAEIGKVCVDACIRIGYRGAGTFEFLFENGRFYFIEMNTRIQVEHPVTEFITGVDLVREQLLIAGGEKLSIKQEDIVIRGHSIECRINAEDPDTFMPSPGTVKRFEAPGGPGVRVDTHLYDGYRIPPNYDSMIGKLIVHGPDRATAIARMRLALAETVIEGVKCNIPLQQRIMADVGFQHGGQNIHYLEKRMAEQKEKAATGV
- a CDS encoding SEC-C metal-binding domain-containing protein; its protein translation is MNANTPRAAFSQALDEIWQYCATLIAHEVGYQDYVERLRTKHARLPADLRDDTLTWPLVSCMSRQLWRRTPHPAARYAPGMLSVPGRNDPCSCGSLRKYKQCCLEIEQNMPPLDMNPLPMVLDSLPKRRWAELAGSHVSMDQMFDAAWQMNADGRAKDTCTLLEPWFVHDTDIRAEHEELFDMLLDAYTELHKPRKKAQLLSRAISGGDQRMRSAALQRTSTMRADAGDYAAAWQMFGEAQRADPQSPSLAHLEITLLISQGDHVQARERARFWVHRLTAMRDPALAELVEFMREVAAHGEQALTRRVFDNQPGLRELVESLQAAPPITSSYTLSPNKDDAGPLEPTPALEKALLRWHSVASPLSHSPLAAPAKRAEMAAWLPLLREQPLLWNAFEVLDTIVETMREWRMDLLVDTVVLPVLDRAERLLREVLTANHAQNKRLEWGWLENRPALNLIGHRIAIDGGESLGETELARLEWLVLVLNPSDNQGFRHSLVRGYLHVGRVADALALCERYSDDFAAMQYNHALALFAAGQAGLAVTALAKAAEAYPKLLSWLLKTNPKPPARAQWGVSIGGDDEAWIYRSETLALWQQLGAMEWLRGCSRTFKKSR
- a CDS encoding protein-disulfide reductase DsbD, producing the protein MRSLFVGPLAARLLIWLGLLLGAWPALAQNTAELLPVTEAYQLRTDASTPGVLKLHWTIAPDYYLYRGRMKFKAGDGVTLGEAQLPDGEKHHDEYLGDVETYHHGVDASIPYTVAAGTNRLQLSVQYQGCHEVDPKICYPPHTEKLDLPVPAAAGEVPPSAGGTNTALGVALSKLGASATGANTGAALPEAQAFRLEALMQGPQKLLLRWTMPKGYYLYRDQTSLKLLDAGGVSLQPDWPAGTTHHDEHYGQVTVYFDQVELPLTLQGDLAGHQQIDLQASFQGCQDGGLCYPLMTRTLHLDLASSTPAVAAVAPEMPPATIAGGPLQVSLALALLLALGGGLVLNLMPCVLPVLSIKAVSVLESGESHAVARRHALFYTAGVLCSFAALGLGILALRTAGHAMGWGSQLQQPLVVGVLACLMLAVGLSMSGVVQFGASLGNTGASLATRSGPAGDFFTGVLAVVVASPCTAPFMGSALAYAFAAPVVSALLVFLMLGVGLALPFLLIGFVPALARLLPRPGRWMETLKQVLAFPMYLTAVWLVWVLANQRGADAVGLVLVAMVLLAMTLWWFERSRSRGAVSKFAVIVLAMATVVPMALLAHVRPTASVAASVDGVVAYSPEKLASLRAAGTPVFVDMTADWCVTCKANEHTVLNTDAFHDLLQRTGAVYMKGDWTDVNPTISAFLQQYNSPGVPLYVVFPKNGGPGRQLSTVLTRSMVDQAITEAAR
- the groL gene encoding chaperonin GroEL (60 kDa chaperone family; promotes refolding of misfolded polypeptides especially under stressful conditions; forms two stacked rings of heptamers to form a barrel-shaped 14mer; ends can be capped by GroES; misfolded proteins enter the barrel where they are refolded when GroES binds) encodes the protein MSAKEVRFGEDARARMLKGVNTLANAVKVTLGPKGRNVVLEKSFGAPTITKDGVSVAKEIELADKYENLGAQIVKEAASKTSDVAGDGTTTATVLAQAFIQEGMKAVAAGMNPMDLKRGIDKAVSAAVGELKKLSNPTANDKEIAQVGTISANSDTNIGDIIATAMKKVGKEGVITVEEGSGLDNELDVVEGMQFDRGYLSPYFINNQQSQQVELDDPYILIHDKKVSNVRELLPVLEAVAKAGKPLLIVAEEVEGEALATLVVNTIRGIVKVAAVKAPGFGDRRKAILEDIAVLTNGQVVSEEVGLSLEKTTIADLGRAKRIVITKENTTIIDGAGEAEKIQSRIGQIKAQIEETSSDYDREKLQERVAKLAGGVAVIKVGASTEIEMKEKKARVEDALHATRAAVEEGVVPGGGVALIRALKAVEGLKGDNTDQDLGIAITRRALEAPLRAIVANAGEEPSVVLNKVKEGKGNFGYNAATGEYGDMIEMGILDPTKVTRSALQHAASVAGLAITTEAIVAEAPKKDEGHSHGGGGMGGGMGGMGGMDF
- a CDS encoding co-chaperone GroES, producing MSTLRPLHDRVIVKRLEEERVSAGGIVIPDSATEKPTRGKVVAAGTGLIMADGKIRPMSLKAGDTVLFGKYAGQEIKIDGEDLVFLKEDDIVAVIEG
- a CDS encoding TlpA disulfide reductase family protein; this encodes MLAAAVGGYVQHRLQNVTAAPDDSVMASSVIGQPLPALSLPDLDGKLHRLSDYRGHRVLINFWASWCLPCLQEMPALVKVQQNFGDHGPIVVGIAMDEPVHVRAFLAVHPVNYPILVGKRDAPSTSLILGNRRQNLPYSVLVGDDGRILATHEGAMTLEQMASWLSP
- the accB gene encoding acetyl-CoA carboxylase biotin carboxyl carrier protein — translated: MDLRKIKKLIDLLEESNLAELEIKEGEEVVRLSRVPKNTAPVAAAPMIAAAPVAAAAPAAVAPVVAEAPSAPALPAGTVIKAPMVGTFYASASPGTPPFVKVGQQVKAGETLGVIEAMKMFNQIEADVAGTVQAILVENGQPVEFDEPMFVIA
- the aroQ gene encoding type II 3-dehydroquinate dehydratase; translated protein: MAKILVLHGPNLNLLGAREPEIYGHETLADINQQLVERAQAAGHALDWFQSNAEHELIGRVHQGRDDGTAMILCNAGAFTHTSIALRDAFAAVAIPFIEVHLSNVFSREPFRHHSHLSDIALGVICGFGSNSYRLALDAAMQRLQATGPG